In Cucurbita pepo subsp. pepo cultivar mu-cu-16 chromosome LG04, ASM280686v2, whole genome shotgun sequence, the following are encoded in one genomic region:
- the LOC111793985 gene encoding protein LATERAL ROOT PRIMORDIUM 1-like isoform X2 yields the protein MWPSSSSSRPIAGAYGHTAPPPTDMVGLMASGYGVGLSVLPLLTGLAPSSVGIEETNLMISRGGGGDGGGGGGGVQFHGNNFDGFGFLGGGSSLNSGVGTCHDCGNQAKKDCNHRRCRSCCKSRGFDCATHVKSTWVPAARRRERQVLSAAAAAAATGGTSSGSTSGGKKPRLIASQTTTNSHTSTSNTPTRSFDTCSDMSYKRAKKLPEQVRAPAVFKCVRVTAVEGGGSGGNEYAYQAVVKIGGHVFKGYLYDHGVEAREGFPMLSDLHLGGGGDGGSTSSPIIDPSDVYGSSAGRGGGLAGGSGYGNPIS from the exons ATGTggccctcctcctcctcctccagaCCTATTGCTGGTGCGTATGGCCACACGGCACCACCGCCGACGGACATGGTGGGTCTCATGGCCTCTGGCTATGGAGTTGGCCTTAGTGTTTTGCCTCTTCTTACTGGTCTTGCGCCGTCGAGTGTCGGAATTGAAGAGACTAATTTGATGATCAGccgcggcggcggcggcgatggcggcggcggaggtggTGGGGTTCAATTTCATGGGAATAATTTTGATGGGTTTGGGTTTTTGGGAGGTGGGTCGAGCTTGAATTCCGGCGTTGGGACTTGTCATGACTGTGGGAACCAAGCTAAGAAAGACTGCAACCACCGCCGGTGCCGGAGTTGCTGTAAAAGCCGAGGTTTTGACTGTGCTACTCACGTGAAGAGCACGTGGGTTCCAGCAGCCCGGCGGAGAGAACGCCAAGTACTGAgcgccgccgccgctgccgccGCCACTGGTGGGACTTCATCGGGATCCACCTCCGGCGGGAAGAAGCCGAGGCTCATTGCATCACAAACAACCACCAATTCTCACACTTCCACTTCCAATACTCCAACACGAAGCTTCGACACTTGCTCAG ATATGAGTTATAAAAGGGCGAAGAAGCTGCCGGAACAAGTACGAGCGCCGGCAGTGTTCAAGTGCGTCCGGGTGACGGCGGTGGAGGGTGGCGGTAGCGGCGGGAATGAATATGCATATCAAGCCGTGGTGAAGATCGGCGGCCATGTTTTCAAAGGCTATTTATACGACCATGGAGTGGAAGCTAGAGAAGGGTTTCCAATGTTGTCGGATTTGCATCTGGGAGGAGGCGGAGATGGCGGTTCGACGTCGTCACCGATCATCGATCCTAGTGATGTGTATGGAAGCTCCGCCGGGCGCGGTGGAGGACTGGCTGGGGGTTCCGGCTATGGTAATCCAATAAGTTGA
- the LOC111793985 gene encoding protein LATERAL ROOT PRIMORDIUM 1-like isoform X1 gives MWPSSSSSRPIAGAYGHTAPPPTDMVGLMASGYGVGLSVLPLLTGLAPSSVGIEETNLMISRGGGGDGGGGGGGVQFHGNNFDGFGFLGGGSSLNSGVGTCHDCGNQAKKDCNHRRCRSCCKSRGFDCATHVKSTWVPAARRRERQVLSAAAAAAATGGTSSGSTSGGKKPRLIASQTTTNSHTSTSNTPTRSFDTCSAADMSYKRAKKLPEQVRAPAVFKCVRVTAVEGGGSGGNEYAYQAVVKIGGHVFKGYLYDHGVEAREGFPMLSDLHLGGGGDGGSTSSPIIDPSDVYGSSAGRGGGLAGGSGYGNPIS, from the exons ATGTggccctcctcctcctcctccagaCCTATTGCTGGTGCGTATGGCCACACGGCACCACCGCCGACGGACATGGTGGGTCTCATGGCCTCTGGCTATGGAGTTGGCCTTAGTGTTTTGCCTCTTCTTACTGGTCTTGCGCCGTCGAGTGTCGGAATTGAAGAGACTAATTTGATGATCAGccgcggcggcggcggcgatggcggcggcggaggtggTGGGGTTCAATTTCATGGGAATAATTTTGATGGGTTTGGGTTTTTGGGAGGTGGGTCGAGCTTGAATTCCGGCGTTGGGACTTGTCATGACTGTGGGAACCAAGCTAAGAAAGACTGCAACCACCGCCGGTGCCGGAGTTGCTGTAAAAGCCGAGGTTTTGACTGTGCTACTCACGTGAAGAGCACGTGGGTTCCAGCAGCCCGGCGGAGAGAACGCCAAGTACTGAgcgccgccgccgctgccgccGCCACTGGTGGGACTTCATCGGGATCCACCTCCGGCGGGAAGAAGCCGAGGCTCATTGCATCACAAACAACCACCAATTCTCACACTTCCACTTCCAATACTCCAACACGAAGCTTCGACACTTGCTCAG CTGCAGATATGAGTTATAAAAGGGCGAAGAAGCTGCCGGAACAAGTACGAGCGCCGGCAGTGTTCAAGTGCGTCCGGGTGACGGCGGTGGAGGGTGGCGGTAGCGGCGGGAATGAATATGCATATCAAGCCGTGGTGAAGATCGGCGGCCATGTTTTCAAAGGCTATTTATACGACCATGGAGTGGAAGCTAGAGAAGGGTTTCCAATGTTGTCGGATTTGCATCTGGGAGGAGGCGGAGATGGCGGTTCGACGTCGTCACCGATCATCGATCCTAGTGATGTGTATGGAAGCTCCGCCGGGCGCGGTGGAGGACTGGCTGGGGGTTCCGGCTATGGTAATCCAATAAGTTGA